The following proteins are encoded in a genomic region of Alkalibacter saccharofermentans DSM 14828:
- a CDS encoding zinc-binding alcohol dehydrogenase family protein — translation MKTILVEKPFEIKIAEVEKPAIENKDDVLIKIISGGICGSDIGIFNGSNSLATYPRIIGHEYGGQVVEVGDGVTDLIVGDKVAIDPVRSCGECFACKNGRHNVCSTLEVTGVHRDGGFAEYIVVPAANAYKIDTSKVPEELISLVEPYSIGAQINARGEIKKGDKVLIMGSGPIGVCTMQIAKARGAEVVITDIVTSRLERAKEMGADIVVNVLEEDLSKVIMDFTNNEGMPVVIDSVCSVESFEQSVGMASPAGRVVVIGLLSKKSAIAQVEITKKELNIIGSRLSNYRFPEVIEGFESGVLTPEKLRTHSFHYTEVVKAFELIKEHPEQVCKVTLRFD, via the coding sequence ATGAAAACTATTTTAGTGGAGAAACCTTTTGAAATAAAAATTGCAGAGGTGGAAAAACCAGCAATTGAGAATAAAGATGACGTTTTGATAAAAATAATCAGTGGAGGTATATGTGGTTCAGATATAGGTATTTTTAATGGGAGCAACTCTCTTGCCACATATCCAAGAATCATTGGTCATGAGTATGGTGGCCAAGTCGTAGAAGTGGGTGACGGAGTTACAGATCTTATCGTTGGAGATAAAGTAGCGATAGATCCCGTTAGATCATGCGGGGAGTGCTTTGCATGTAAAAATGGAAGGCACAACGTGTGCAGCACGTTAGAAGTTACCGGAGTTCATAGAGATGGAGGATTTGCTGAATATATTGTAGTTCCCGCTGCCAATGCTTATAAAATCGATACAAGCAAGGTGCCAGAAGAGTTGATCAGTCTGGTAGAGCCGTATTCAATAGGTGCTCAAATCAACGCTAGGGGCGAGATAAAAAAAGGAGATAAAGTGCTGATAATGGGCAGTGGCCCTATTGGCGTATGCACTATGCAAATTGCAAAAGCGCGAGGTGCGGAAGTTGTCATCACGGACATAGTCACATCGCGTCTTGAAAGAGCGAAAGAAATGGGTGCAGATATAGTCGTAAATGTACTGGAAGAAGATTTGAGTAAGGTGATAATGGATTTTACCAATAATGAGGGTATGCCTGTAGTTATAGATAGTGTATGCTCGGTGGAATCTTTTGAGCAATCAGTGGGAATGGCGAGCCCAGCTGGGAGAGTTGTAGTAATAGGATTATTGAGTAAAAAGTCTGCTATCGCACAAGTTGAAATTACTAAAAAAGAGCTTAATATAATTGGGTCGAGATTGAGCAACTACAGATTTCCAGAAGTAATAGAAGGGTTTGAAAGTGGAGTGCTAACTCCGGAAAAGTTAAGAACTCATTCCTTTCATTATACAGAAGTTGTAAAGGCATTTGAATTGATAAAGGAGCATCCTGAGCAAGTATGTAAAGTTACTCTGAGATTTGACTAA